tcaaatctcagctgatcatgatcattgaaatcttcaagtccagtaattttcttatcatcaaaggagaatttgatagatttcatgaccacccttgttctcaagttaaagactctgaaggcttttgtggaaagtggatatccaacaaagattccttcatcagcttttagatcaaatttcgaTAGTTGTTCAGGacgagtcttaagaacaaaacacttgcatccaaatctatgaaaatatttcagatttggcttccttttcttcaccatctcatatggtgtatttccatgcttgttaatgagtgttgcattttgagtaaaacaagcagtctacacaacttcagcccagaaataggttggatgctttgcttcatcaagcatagttcatgcagcttcaataagagttctattctttctttcaataactccattttgctgtggagttccaggagcagaaaattcctgcttgattccatggtttttgcagaactcttccattatcaaattcttgaactcagtgccattatcacttcttataattttcacagaatctttgaccaatttatccagtttccTGACAtaatcaatcaagatagatgcagtttcactttttgtgtgcaagaattacacccatgtgtatctggtgaactcatccactatgaccatagcatatttcttctttgcaatagacatgacatttacaggaccaaatagatcaacatgtagtaggtgataaggctcaagaattgatgattcagtcttgctcttgaatgaagatctcctttgtttagccttctgacaagaatcacaaaggccatcaggagcaaatactgactttggcagtcctctcacaagatctttcttgactaattcatttatattgttgaaatttaaatgagagagtttcttgtgccagttccagctttcttcaattgatgctctactaatcagacagactgcagaaccatcagtacttgttgaaagcttggcttcataaatgttaccatgcgtgtatcctttcagaacaactttgcctgtagatttacttacaacttcacagtgttcttcaaagaaatccacatgataacctctgtcacagatttgactaacactcagcagattgtgtttaagtcctgagactagagctacttctttaatgatgacattcccaagattgatattgccatatcccaacatttttccaatgttgcatctccataagaaacacttgggccagccttctccacaaagtctgatagaagggctttatttccagtcatatgtcctgaacatccactgtccagaactaggatgtttttcttgttgccctgtaatcacaaagaccactaatgattagttttaaggacccagacttgcttggatcctttggccttattaagtttgttaacatttgcagcggatttagcatcagagtttatcttaacatttttcttatcagaatttaccctatcagactttgaatcagaacttacactagaaggaacaatgctaactttctttaaagaaggttttatttgataataatcatagtacagactatgatattccttacaagtataaatggaatgccataaagtaccacaatgaaaacaaggattttatggcttatatctaacagactgactcttaactcctgactttgaaggtaaggagttaatgttcttattcttcctgcaaaaagaagccagatggttagaacttccaaagttatgacacgtttttctaagagcatcaggaacaggcttataatcattgcttttattcacaccttccttttcattcctatttttcctaggtgattttaccttttttgcattcttaacatctttcagcttatgcttaagctgcttctttgtcattaagcatacgtttacttcagttgtcttttcctgttttagtttgttagaagttaattcctttttaacttctgatttctcaatatcagactttacagctacaaaattaacaggttttaactttggcttttgtttaacaactataggcttaatatttacagttcctttatcattcttatcctctccataacctaagccctctttccagttttcactacttaacaaattctgagttgttctgccagaattagtccaagtcctgataatctctctttccttttctaactcagcttttaaagattcattcattttaagtactttattcctaacatagaaagcatcatctctatctttctaagtttgatggaacatgactaactctttttctaaataatcattcctctttttacaagcaagattttcagaagttaatctttcacatgttaaagtttggtctctatagctaatgaatatggttttaagatatcttctcaactcattaatatcatcagtatgaaagacataagtagtttgaggtacctttaacttagCAGCTTCAGTATTGCTTTCAGCATTTgtcatatcagcatttgccatcaaggcatagttctcctcactttcagaatctgaggtgtatgtccagtttttcttctttgtgacaagagccttgcctttgtcactcttcactttcttgcaatcaggagatatgtggcctttttcaccacagttatagcatttggcatttgtataatctcctctgtcagactttcctcctttgccttcagattttctgaaattcttcttatcagaacttgcacctctcctggaaaacttctttcccttcctgaacttcctgtatgcaattttcgtgattcttttcaccataagagcacacagcttcatcatctcttcatcaacatccgtctcaggcaagctttcagtttttGAGTCATTATCACTATCataacttgatgactcagtatcagacattatgaagagagctttacccttgcctttccttgaggtagctgcctaaggagattcttcttcagccttaagagcaactgtccttgactttcctcctttcctcttgcttctttattccatctcaagttcatgagtcttgagcatcccataaatttcatcaagagtcgtttcatcaagattatagttgtctcttatagttgttgccttcaaatcccagctttcaggaagagctaacatgaatttaaggtttgaatcttcaagatcatactccttatcaaccagtgacaaatcattcaagagcttgacaaatctgtcatataaatcagtcagtGACTCACttgtctttgagtcaaagtgttcatactcttgagtgagtattgtcttcctatttttcttgatcgaatcagttccctcacatcttatttccaaggcatcccatatctcctttgcagtcttgcagttaattatcctatttgacattacattatcaatggcactatgcagtaagtgtcgtaccttcgcatccttagcaattgaagcgatatcttcagcagtgtaatcattcttctcctttggtacatactttgctgcttcacctgcaactgcaactgcgagctttgttggattgtgaggtccttccttgattctgtcaagatattctggatctgtagcttccagaaacatagtcatcctcaccttccatatgggatattcagacggtttcaatatgggaactctaatagtctaatattgactatggatttgtgtctttggtggttcttcagttttggtgggcttggttggagtttctgcttcagacatgattgtttttggatcttaaactgtttgtgtgttaacagataggctttgataccacttgttaggtcacacacactgtagaggggggtgaatacagtgtatagcacaatcaaatcgaattctaataacacaaataacagaaaacaaactttattcaaagcaataaactttgttacagtatggaactgtcttctctcagtgatgaaaaaatatcacgagagctgctagggttacaatgaataatattctcgatgacgataacacttatagtgtaaaccctatgtctgtgtttatatactacacagttacaagataattgctaattgatatggaatataattatgctttctaaaatatatcaatcagatatcttttcttccaagtattctattcttcttagaattccttcttcatgcatatctcttcttacgtttgtcttgatcttcttttcgtttcaatcagccaccttccttatctgaacgtttccttaaagtcctgatattatcttctgataaatatctcctgaaccttaagtactgataacttaagttctgacttcagtataagtgttgatttcagttaagtactgatttgtcctgtttaagtaagatctgaaaactaaacataaatcatattagtcatgacattatcaaatatatctaacaaagatCTTTGAAAAATTGCGAGCAATCTCATATGGATTATATGTTACCGAAATTAGAGTAATCGAGTCTCATAGTATCACTACTCCCAAAATTATAGATCCAAAATCACTCACCCTTTGGCATGAAAGACTTGGTCATCCAGGAGTATCTATGATGCGTCAAATTATAGAAAATTTTACAGGACATCCCCTTAAGAATAAAAAAGGTCATGCCACGTGATGAACTTCCTTATTTAGCATGTTCTTTGGGAAAACTAATTGTTCGACCATCTCCATGTAAACTTTAAAACGAATCTCCAGATTTCTTAGAAAGAATTCAAGGTGATATATTTGGTCCTATTCATCCATCATCTGGACCATTTAGATATTTCATGGTCCTAATCGATGCTtcaactagatggtctcatgtttTTCTACTCTCGACCTGAAATACAGCTTTTGCCAAGCTTCTTGCTCAAATAATCAAATTACGAAACCAATTTTCTAATAATCCTATCAAATCAGTTCGACTTGATAATGCCGCTGAATTTACATCTGCTACTTTCAATGATTATTGTATGTCAATAGAAATCTCTGTCTAACACCCCGTAGCTCACGTGCATACACAAAATGGTTTAGTGAAATCTTTAATTAAAAGACTTCAGCTTATTACACGACCCTTACTTCTAAGATCTAAATTACCCACTTCTATTTGGGGTCACACAATACTTCATGCTGCAATAATAATTAAGATAAGACTATCTGCTTATCACAAATAATCTCGTCATGAATTAGTTCTTGGTCAAACCCCTAATATTTCACATTTTAAGATCTTTGGTAGTGTCGTATATGTTCCAATTGCATCCCACAAAGATCTAAAATGGGACCATAAAGAAGAGTAGGTATATATGTTGGTTTTGATTCACCATCTATTATATGATATCTTGAACCATTAACTAGTGATGTCTTTACAGCTCGATATGTTGATTGTCATTGTGATGAGTCTATATTCCCTCCATTAGGGGGAGATAATATTTTGCATAAGTTAAATTTTGAACTATCACGGAATGCATCAAGATTAAGTTCTATGGATCCACGTACTAAACAATGTGAATACGAGTTTATAAGAATAATTCGTATGCAAAATATTGTTAATCAAATGTCAGATGCTTTTAATAATTCTAGACATGTCATAAAATCACATATATATGCTGTTAATGCACCGGAAAGGGTTGAAATCCATATTCATAAAGCAATTCCTGAAGAATTTATTGGTAATTCAAAACCATGCCAGAAGCGTGGTAGACCTGTTGGGGCAAAAGATATTGTACCAAGAAAACGGAAATTGATTGGACATGCCTCTGAAGTGGCAAGTGTTCCAGAATATACCCCAGAAGCGGTATTACCTACTGAAGAGGTTCGAGCCCCTGAAGTGGCTATATTAAATACTCTAGAAGCAGTATCACCTCCTGAAAAAGTTAATGCCCTTGAAGTGGTTGTGACAAAACCCCCAAAAGTGGTATTACCTCTAGAAGAGGATATTGTCCCCGAAGTGGCACATGCTTCAATAGAGGCAAAGGTACCTGAAAATTATGAAATCTCACTGAGTTATGTATATAACGAGAAATTATTGGGTCGTGGGAGTATTGAGGTTGATGATGTATATGCTTTTTCCATGGCATGTGATATTATTATGAACTCCGATtctgaaccacaaagtgtggaaGAATGTCGATAAAGAGATGATTGGCCAAAACGAAAAATTGTAATACAGGAAGACTTGCAATCCTTGCGCAAGAGAAATGTATTTGGACCTGCAGTCCAAACCCCGGCTGGTATGATCCCCATCGGGAATAGATTGGTGTTTGTACGAAAACGAAATTAGAGAAATAAAATTATGAGATATAAGGCCCGACTGGTAGCCCAGGGATTCACTTAAAGGACTGGATTTGATTACCAGGATACTTACTCTCCTGTGATGGATGAAGTCACTTTTCATTTTCTGAAAGGTATGGCTTGTATGGAAAGATTGGAAACACGTCTCATGGACATTGTTACAGCCTACCTTTATGGATCACTTGATAGTGATATTTATATGAAAATCACTTTAGGATTAAAGATAGATGAAACTAAGCCTCGACATTTATACTCAGTTAAATTACAACGATcattatatggcttaaaacagtctggtcgtatgtggtacaaCAGGTTTAGTGAATATTTATTAAATGACGGGTATGTTAATAATCAAGTGTGTTCATGTGTATttatcaaaatgtcatcaattggttttattattattgttgtatatgtggatgattgGAATATTGTAGGTACTTCCGAAGATATTACTAACGCTGCTGCTTATTTGGACATTGAGTTTGAAACGAAGGATCTTGGAAAGACAAGATTTTGCTTAGGCATACAGGTGGAACACTTATCTTCGGGTATACTTGTTCATCAACCCACTTATACAAAAAAGATTCTTGATCGGTTCTACATGGATAAAACTCATCCATTAACGACACCAATGGTTGTTCGATCACTCGAAGTTGAAAAGGATCCATTCCGATCCAGAAGAGAAGATGAAGATGCACTTGGGCCTGAAGTTCCATATCTTAGTACTATTGGAGCTCTTATGTATCTTGTAAATAACACAAGACCCGATATTGCTTTTTCTGTGAACCTGTTGGCAAGATTCAGTTATAATCCAACTAAAAGGCATTGGGATGAGATTAAACACATATTTAGATATCTTCGTGGGATAATTGATCTCGGGTTATTCTTTTCACATAGTTCAAAGTCACAACTGACTGGATATGCAGATGTTAGGTACatgtcagatcctcattttggACGATCACAAACAAGTTATCTATTCACATATTGTGGCACTGCTATCTCTTGAAAGTCTACAAAATAGACTATGGCAACAACTTCATCAAATCACGCAGAGTTATTTACAATTCATGAAGCAAATAGGGATTGCATTTGGCTAAGGCCTGTAATTCAGCATATTCGAGAATCGTGTGGATTATCAAGTATTTAAACAATCCTACAATTGTGTTCGAAGAAAATACAGCTTGTATCATGCAATTAaaggaaggatatatcaaagggggttgaaccaaacatatcttacCAAAATTCTTCTATACGCATGAACTACAGGAAAATGGTGATATTGATGTACAACAAGTGCGCTCATGTGATAATCTTCTTGATTTACTTACAAAGTCACTACCCACATCAACATTTGAAAAGCTACGGAATAATATTGGCATGCGGAGATTGAGAAACTTGCTACAACAAGATGTCAAAGTGTGAGATGTTAAATCCAGGGGGAGACTGTACTCTTTTTTCTTCGTCAATGTTTTTATTCCATTGGGTTTTTCCGTGCAAGTTTTTAACGAGGTAGTTAATCTCTATAGTAAACTCGCATTTGACAATCAAGAGGGAGTGTTATAATATAATAATGATTGTCAAAATTTAATCAAGAATGCTCATAAAACTTATCGAGTAAGTCTCTCAAAACTTATCGAGGAAGACTTGCACGACCTCTTCGAGAAGAAACTTAGTAAGGAGGAATTGTAAAACTTATTAAGGAAAACTTACGAAACTTACTAGTGAAGAATTACGATACTTATCAAAGAAGATTTAGATAACATTTTTAGTAAAACTTGTCAACCAACCTCTATAAATATAACCTTCAGTTATTGAAATCAGATATACtgaaatatatttaaatataattctcttttcaacTTTTATTCTCTCTATACGTGTAATTATTAAGTTATTCATAATTAAGTAATTCAAAATTTACAATACGTTATTTACAACATATTAGATATTTTCTTACATTTTATTGATATATTAGTAGTTTTCAATGTGAAAAAAATATATGATACATTTTGACCGTCAGAGTAACTCTGACTCCTCTACCGAAAACGGGCATCAT
This is a stretch of genomic DNA from Apium graveolens cultivar Ventura unplaced genomic scaffold, ASM990537v1 ctg8135, whole genome shotgun sequence. It encodes these proteins:
- the LOC141704694 gene encoding secreted RxLR effector protein 161-like, with amino-acid sequence MTGTSEDITNAAAYLDIEFETKDLGKTRFCLGIQVEHLSSGILVHQPTYTKKILDRFYMDKTHPLTTPMVVRSLEVEKDPFRSRREDEDALGPEVPYLSTIGALMYLVNNTRPDIAFSVNLLARFSYNPTKRHWDEIKHIFRYLRGIIDLGLFFSHSSKSQLTGYADVRYMSDPHFGRSQTSYLFTYCGTAIS